From the Butyrivibrio fibrisolvens genome, one window contains:
- a CDS encoding glycoside hydrolase family 2 protein, producing the protein MRQYIPFNDNWKFTDNYSEEIHTDFFDDKDLEVVRIPHTAKVTGFHYFDESVYQKVCGYRKCFKADPSWKGSRIIIHFEAVAHVSDVYINNIYICSHGSGYTAFEADITDHIRYDKDNVLSLRVSGTEKDNVPPFGHVVDYMTYTGIYRPVSLQIVPDNYIKDIFVRGIIPGGYVYNDREPSANKTEAKIKASITLLQEDKSLNVRLRLRRFTEAGLAGDSNIPAGARSAFDIESDNLKTDMYREETLLGTAQMDDVVKAISHRTLPVSLWDSLYPAMYVLRVELIRGTEVIDEKEVRFGFRKMLFKHDGFYLNGRKFRIRGLNRHQSYAYAGYAMPRSMQVMDANILRNELSLGAVRTSHYPQSHDFIGRCDELGLLVFMEFPGWQHIGDSQWKDQALINLKEMITQYRNHTSIMLWGVRINESVDDDDFYKKTNEVAHNLDDSRQTGGVRAKDHSHLFEDVYTYNDFSHDGKRPGCAPRKRITDDDKHAYLITEYNGHMFPTKSFDTEKRRAEHAIRHANVIDKVASYSDIAGSFGWCMFDYNTHKDFGSGDRICYHGVMDMFRNPKLAAAVYESQSDEHPVLEISSSMDIGEHDECIRGDVWMITNADSVRFYKNDIFIHEYKKADSPYKNMLHGPLLIDDYIGDQIRENESLPKRQCDDIKYLMNRAARFGMGGIGLKGALKAGKLVTIKHMTFEDATKLYNKYIGDWGGKSTEFKFEAVKDGKVVKTVIKSPSKELRLDIKIDHTDLKEAETYDVAAVRIKAVDQNGNVAPFACEPVMFKTCGPIEIYGPSLASLQGGMGGCYIKTTGKNGKASLTIQTEFETRTVEFNCQ; encoded by the coding sequence TTGAGACAATATATCCCATTTAATGACAATTGGAAATTCACAGATAATTACAGCGAAGAGATCCACACAGATTTTTTTGATGACAAGGATCTTGAAGTTGTGCGTATTCCGCATACAGCTAAGGTTACAGGCTTTCACTATTTTGATGAGTCTGTATATCAGAAAGTATGCGGTTATCGTAAGTGCTTTAAGGCAGATCCTTCCTGGAAGGGGTCGAGGATCATCATACATTTTGAAGCAGTGGCTCATGTATCAGATGTGTATATTAATAATATATATATTTGCAGTCATGGTAGCGGTTATACAGCTTTTGAAGCAGATATCACCGATCATATCAGATATGATAAGGACAATGTTCTGTCTCTAAGAGTGTCGGGAACTGAGAAGGATAATGTACCACCATTTGGACATGTTGTTGATTACATGACTTATACAGGGATATACAGACCTGTTTCATTGCAGATCGTGCCTGATAACTATATAAAAGATATATTTGTAAGAGGCATTATCCCAGGTGGATATGTTTATAACGATAGAGAACCTTCTGCTAATAAAACAGAAGCAAAGATCAAGGCTTCCATAACTCTTTTACAGGAAGATAAGAGTCTTAATGTAAGACTTAGGCTTAGGAGGTTTACAGAAGCAGGCCTTGCCGGGGATTCTAATATTCCTGCAGGTGCAAGAAGTGCTTTTGACATAGAATCAGATAATCTTAAGACGGATATGTACCGCGAGGAGACCTTGCTTGGGACAGCGCAGATGGATGACGTGGTCAAGGCTATAAGTCATAGGACACTTCCTGTGTCGCTGTGGGATAGTCTGTATCCGGCAATGTATGTGCTGAGAGTAGAACTTATAAGAGGCACTGAAGTTATAGATGAGAAGGAAGTCAGATTTGGATTTAGGAAGATGCTATTCAAACATGACGGATTCTATCTTAACGGCAGGAAGTTTAGGATACGAGGCCTTAACAGGCATCAAAGCTATGCTTATGCAGGATATGCAATGCCAAGATCCATGCAGGTCATGGATGCTAATATACTCCGTAATGAGCTATCTCTAGGTGCTGTAAGAACATCTCATTATCCTCAGTCACATGATTTTATTGGAAGATGTGATGAGCTGGGACTTCTGGTATTTATGGAATTCCCCGGATGGCAGCATATCGGAGACAGTCAGTGGAAGGATCAGGCGCTTATAAATCTTAAAGAGATGATCACACAGTATAGAAATCATACGAGCATCATGCTGTGGGGCGTCAGGATCAATGAATCTGTCGATGATGATGACTTTTACAAAAAGACCAATGAGGTTGCACACAACCTTGATGACAGCAGGCAGACTGGCGGCGTAAGAGCCAAGGATCACAGCCACCTTTTTGAGGATGTATATACATATAATGACTTCTCACATGATGGTAAGAGACCGGGATGTGCGCCCAGAAAAAGGATCACGGATGATGACAAGCACGCATATCTTATAACCGAATATAACGGGCATATGTTCCCTACCAAGAGCTTTGATACGGAAAAAAGGCGTGCAGAGCATGCAATAAGACATGCCAATGTTATTGATAAGGTAGCATCTTATAGTGATATTGCAGGTTCTTTTGGTTGGTGTATGTTTGATTACAACACCCACAAGGATTTTGGCTCAGGCGACAGGATATGCTATCACGGAGTTATGGATATGTTCAGAAATCCAAAGCTTGCAGCAGCTGTATATGAAAGCCAGTCAGATGAACATCCGGTCCTTGAAATATCATCATCAATGGATATAGGTGAACATGATGAGTGCATCAGAGGTGATGTATGGATGATCACCAATGCTGATAGTGTGAGATTTTATAAAAACGATATATTCATTCATGAATACAAAAAAGCTGATTCGCCGTACAAGAATATGCTTCATGGTCCGCTGCTTATAGATGACTATATAGGAGATCAGATAAGAGAAAATGAGTCATTACCAAAAAGGCAGTGTGATGATATCAAATATCTTATGAACAGGGCAGCAAGATTTGGAATGGGCGGAATAGGCCTTAAGGGAGCGTTGAAAGCTGGAAAGCTTGTGACTATCAAGCATATGACATTTGAAGATGCCACCAAACTATATAATAAATATATAGGTGACTGGGGCGGTAAATCCACTGAGTTCAAATTTGAAGCAGTTAAAGATGGAAAGGTTGTCAAAACGGTGATCAAGTCACCGTCTAAGGAACTTCGCCTTGATATAAAGATCGATCATACAGATCTCAAAGAGGCGGAGACTTATGATGTAGCGGCTGTAAGGATAAAAGCAGTAGACCAAAATGGTAACGTAGCACCTTTTGCATGTGAACCTGTGATGTTCAAGACCTGTGGACCTATAGAAATATATGGACCGTCACTTGCGTCGCTTCAGGGCGGAATGGGAGGCTGCTATATAAAAACTACCGGCAAAAATGGCAAGGCAAGTCTTACTATTCAGACGGAGTTTGAAACAAGGACTGTAGAGTTCAATTGCCAATAA
- a CDS encoding glycoside-pentoside-hexuronide (GPH):cation symporter, with protein MIMDNKKLSAVEKAGYGLGAVGKDMVYMLSASYVLYYFQDVIGVNAFAMGIILLVARVFDAFNDPIMGVIVAKTKTKWGKFRPWLLIGTLTNAVVLFLMFACPPKLDAAGLTAWAAVFYILWGVTYTMMDIPYWSMIPAFTEGGKEREGLTTLARSCAGVGSAITTIFTMQLVQKLGSQFSASQSAKDIERIGFMILAGVVGVLFVLFIVITCVTIKEKSTVDMKTASVGEMFSALLKNDQAMAAVITIVLVNSALYITSNLVIYFYKYDLGGVTWYDDYTLFNMVGGGSQILAMMFLFPFLRKFMTSIKIFYVSIGMSLVGYIVILAVAMSGAGVAPIYLIPGVLVMAASGVNNVLITIFLANTVDYGLVKLGRSDESVIFSMQTFVVKLASGIAAFVASVALGIFNLSDAATTEEEHNIDFSLAVPESAKMGLRMIMTLIPIALLVVAFFWFRKKYILTDEKMEELAQQKKNL; from the coding sequence ATGATTATGGATAACAAAAAACTAAGTGCGGTTGAAAAAGCCGGTTATGGACTGGGGGCAGTCGGTAAAGATATGGTATATATGCTTTCTGCCAGCTATGTACTGTATTATTTCCAGGATGTTATAGGTGTTAATGCTTTTGCAATGGGAATTATACTTCTTGTAGCCAGAGTATTTGATGCTTTTAACGATCCTATCATGGGTGTTATCGTTGCTAAGACCAAGACCAAATGGGGAAAGTTTCGCCCATGGCTTCTTATCGGTACACTTACTAATGCAGTAGTTCTTTTCCTGATGTTCGCTTGTCCGCCTAAACTTGATGCTGCAGGTCTTACGGCATGGGCAGCAGTGTTCTATATCCTGTGGGGCGTTACCTATACCATGATGGATATCCCTTACTGGTCAATGATCCCTGCGTTTACAGAAGGTGGCAAAGAGCGTGAAGGCCTTACTACACTTGCCAGAAGCTGCGCAGGTGTTGGATCTGCTATTACAACGATCTTCACAATGCAGCTGGTACAAAAGCTTGGATCACAATTTTCAGCAAGTCAGTCAGCCAAGGATATTGAGAGAATTGGTTTCATGATCCTTGCAGGTGTTGTAGGTGTTTTATTTGTATTATTCATCGTAATTACCTGTGTTACTATTAAGGAAAAATCTACTGTTGATATGAAAACAGCTTCTGTTGGCGAGATGTTCTCAGCTCTTCTTAAGAACGATCAGGCAATGGCAGCAGTAATCACCATAGTACTTGTGAACTCGGCACTTTATATCACATCTAACCTTGTTATATATTTCTATAAATATGACCTTGGCGGTGTGACCTGGTATGATGACTATACTCTGTTCAATATGGTGGGCGGAGGATCACAGATCCTTGCTATGATGTTCCTGTTCCCATTCCTTAGAAAATTCATGACAAGTATCAAGATATTCTATGTAAGTATTGGAATGTCTCTTGTAGGATATATTGTGATCCTTGCAGTAGCTATGTCAGGCGCTGGAGTTGCTCCTATATACCTTATCCCTGGTGTACTTGTTATGGCAGCAAGTGGTGTTAACAACGTACTTATCACGATCTTCCTTGCCAATACTGTAGACTACGGCCTTGTTAAGCTTGGCAGAAGCGATGAGAGTGTTATCTTCTCTATGCAGACCTTTGTAGTTAAACTTGCAAGCGGTATCGCTGCGTTTGTAGCTTCAGTTGCACTTGGAATCTTTAATTTAAGTGATGCTGCTACAACGGAAGAAGAGCACAATATCGACTTCTCACTGGCAGTTCCGGAAAGCGCTAAGATGGGCCTTCGTATGATAATGACTCTTATTCCTATAGCACTTCTTGTAGTCGCTTTCTTCTGGTTCCGTAAGAAATATATACTTACTGATGAGAAGATGGAAGAGCTTGCTCAGCAGAAAAAGAATCTGTAA
- a CDS encoding DUF6937 domain-containing protein — protein sequence MTDRAKVIFGNEMPERTYKSAVKSKIKNAAKYGDDSNASYDVKIVDNPYIGPSLGVSDIRVNEGSGDTSFDLEKGIIVGNIRMGFGHYRISMAMASAAKALGYKPYWLDLNSFPATTCTKLIGGQNELYSLGSRLSKNPVFNKLVWEPVNYELFRRLSYNCSDQKNAELMAPVYKNIPKEIPVIGTHVWPAQAAIHAGMKYVVNAIPDNWPMALHLSEGSVHTIQTHNSYQGYRILNGMNGKKTCNPMPDQALVYTGHYIDHELVSNIEKDCQARIDRKKNGKPVRFLLTIGGAGAQKEIFAGIIKHLLPAIEKGRAALYVNVGDYRNVWDELLNEIPGMRACVSEHMNNWEDTEDFAAKALDPANDITGIHGFYHENIFEAVYATNLLMRSCDVLVTKPSELAFYPVPKLFIRRVGKHEMWGAIHSAEVGDGTLECRDMGHTVQMLDMFLWDEHFLENMCMNIVSNKKAGLYDGAYNVVKIAMGLKRED from the coding sequence ATGACGGATAGAGCAAAAGTGATCTTTGGTAACGAAATGCCGGAGAGGACTTACAAAAGTGCTGTAAAGTCTAAGATAAAAAATGCCGCTAAATACGGCGATGATTCAAATGCCTCATATGATGTGAAGATAGTAGACAATCCATATATAGGCCCGTCTCTTGGAGTATCGGATATAAGAGTTAATGAAGGTAGCGGCGATACTTCTTTTGACCTTGAAAAAGGAATCATCGTAGGCAACATAAGAATGGGATTTGGCCATTACAGAATCTCTATGGCGATGGCTTCAGCGGCCAAGGCTCTTGGATACAAGCCTTACTGGCTGGATCTTAATTCTTTTCCTGCAACAACTTGTACCAAGCTTATAGGAGGCCAGAACGAGCTGTATTCACTTGGATCAAGGCTTTCTAAGAATCCGGTGTTCAATAAGCTTGTATGGGAACCTGTCAACTATGAGCTGTTCAGAAGACTGTCCTATAACTGCTCAGATCAAAAGAACGCTGAGCTTATGGCGCCGGTTTACAAGAATATACCAAAAGAAATACCTGTTATAGGAACCCATGTATGGCCTGCTCAGGCGGCTATACATGCAGGAATGAAGTATGTTGTCAATGCAATACCGGATAACTGGCCTATGGCACTTCACTTATCTGAAGGCAGCGTACATACGATCCAGACTCATAATTCATACCAGGGCTACAGGATCCTTAATGGAATGAATGGCAAGAAGACCTGTAATCCGATGCCGGATCAGGCACTTGTCTATACTGGACATTATATTGATCATGAGCTTGTCTCTAATATAGAAAAAGACTGCCAGGCCAGAATCGATAGAAAAAAGAACGGAAAACCTGTAAGATTCCTTCTTACAATTGGAGGAGCAGGCGCTCAGAAAGAAATCTTTGCAGGTATCATAAAGCATCTGCTTCCTGCTATTGAGAAAGGCAGGGCTGCCTTATACGTCAATGTTGGCGATTACAGGAATGTGTGGGATGAACTTTTAAATGAGATCCCGGGAATGAGAGCATGTGTATCAGAGCATATGAATAACTGGGAAGACACAGAGGATTTTGCTGCTAAGGCGCTTGATCCTGCAAACGATATAACAGGTATTCATGGATTCTATCATGAGAACATATTTGAAGCTGTATATGCGACCAACCTCCTTATGAGAAGTTGTGACGTGCTTGTTACCAAGCCTTCAGAGCTGGCGTTCTATCCAGTTCCAAAGCTCTTTATCAGAAGAGTAGGCAAGCATGAGATGTGGGGAGCTATCCACTCTGCTGAAGTAGGCGATGGAACACTTGAGTGCCGTGATATGGGACATACGGTGCAGATGCTGGATATGTTCCTTTGGGACGAACACTTCCTTGAAAATATGTGCATGAATATCGTAAGTAATAAGAAAGCCGGTCTTTATGACGGTGCTTATAATGTAGTCAAAATAGCCATGGGGCTTAAAAGAGAGGATTAA
- a CDS encoding zinc-ribbon domain-containing protein, protein MFCGNCGAQVPDGSGVCPNCGAQMAPKSRTQDPVQSAQYQNNQYQNPQGVSTSQTGAEDGSSKKISGKLIGIICACVAVAVLAIVLVFVLGGSGGPKGAYTNGEFIAVFEKGRMSYTFSGMEMSFKYTQKKDQIIVDPESMELSDNFWEVVADSLDIDEDELEDSLEEMAEYSEYGEALYDAYKDDDMDALIEMLLEEMDVDEDEFIYVYDKKANTLKNKETKEKLFYAQQYKEGPSGKYTNKDDDDITMTFKNGTVTYDNDGDDEEFSYYVYVDKKDVYVLFYGQEFDESDFYEETYVSSFSFNAKKDKFTIGSTDYKK, encoded by the coding sequence ATGTTTTGTGGAAATTGTGGAGCACAGGTTCCGGACGGATCTGGCGTATGCCCTAATTGCGGAGCACAGATGGCGCCAAAATCTCGGACTCAGGATCCCGTACAGAGTGCGCAGTATCAGAATAATCAGTATCAGAATCCTCAGGGAGTATCAACAAGCCAGACAGGTGCAGAAGACGGCTCCTCCAAGAAGATAAGTGGTAAGCTTATAGGTATTATATGCGCCTGCGTAGCTGTTGCAGTACTTGCTATTGTTTTAGTGTTTGTTCTTGGTGGTAGTGGCGGACCTAAGGGAGCTTATACGAACGGAGAGTTTATTGCTGTCTTTGAGAAAGGTCGTATGAGCTATACTTTTTCCGGTATGGAGATGTCTTTTAAGTACACCCAGAAGAAAGACCAGATAATCGTTGATCCTGAATCAATGGAGCTTTCAGATAATTTCTGGGAAGTTGTAGCTGATTCTTTAGATATCGATGAGGATGAACTCGAAGACTCTCTTGAAGAAATGGCAGAATACAGTGAGTATGGCGAGGCTTTGTATGATGCATACAAAGATGACGATATGGATGCACTTATAGAGATGTTACTCGAAGAAATGGATGTTGATGAAGATGAGTTTATCTATGTCTATGACAAGAAAGCCAATACTCTGAAGAATAAAGAGACAAAAGAAAAGTTGTTCTATGCACAGCAGTACAAGGAAGGCCCAAGTGGCAAGTATACAAACAAAGATGATGATGACATCACCATGACCTTCAAGAATGGCACTGTTACATATGACAATGATGGTGATGACGAAGAGTTTAGTTACTATGTATATGTCGATAAAAAAGATGTATATGTTCTGTTCTACGGACAGGAATTTGATGAGTCTGATTTCTATGAAGAAACTTATGTGAGCAGTTTTTCATTTAATGCCAAGAAAGATAAGTTTACTATTGGCAGTACAGATTATAAGAAGTGA
- the mgtE gene encoding magnesium transporter, protein MEEKNYQEIVRNLLETRQYTKLRELIADMQEVDVALVMGEMKDEDSLKLFRLLPKDMAAEVFANLESDDQQYIIRFLSDRETSNIVNNLYADDAADFLEEMPANVVKRILAHANPETRKDINQLLQYPDDSAGSIMTVEYVDLKKDMTIGQAIERIRRIGLDSETVNICYVLDARRVLVGTVDLRYLLILSEDSIIGDIMNDNVISIGTMDDQEEAARKIQKYDFTAMPVVDNENRMVGIITVDDVVDILEQEATEDIEKMAAIVPSDKPYLKTGIFATYKKRMPWLLLLMISATFTGAIITSFENALAKYVVLTAYIPMLMDTGGNAGSQASVSIIRGLSLDEIEFKDLFKTVWKEIRVAAMCGATLALTNFAKLLLFDKIGLSIALIVCMTLFLVVIIAKCVGCILPMLSEKIGLDPAVMASPMITTIVDAISLLAYFTIATHLLDFS, encoded by the coding sequence ATGGAAGAAAAGAACTATCAGGAGATCGTTCGTAATCTCCTCGAAACCAGGCAGTATACCAAACTCCGTGAGCTCATCGCTGACATGCAGGAAGTCGATGTTGCTCTTGTGATGGGAGAAATGAAGGATGAAGATTCACTCAAACTTTTCCGACTTCTTCCCAAGGATATGGCTGCTGAAGTATTTGCTAATCTTGAGTCTGACGACCAACAGTACATTATACGATTCCTGTCAGACAGAGAAACTTCAAACATTGTAAACAACCTGTATGCTGATGACGCTGCGGATTTCTTAGAGGAGATGCCTGCCAACGTCGTTAAGAGGATTCTTGCGCATGCCAATCCTGAAACGCGCAAGGATATCAATCAGCTGCTTCAATATCCGGATGATTCGGCCGGCTCTATCATGACGGTGGAGTATGTCGATCTTAAAAAGGATATGACTATAGGACAGGCAATAGAGAGAATCCGCAGAATAGGTCTTGATTCGGAGACAGTTAATATCTGCTACGTTCTGGATGCAAGACGTGTTTTGGTTGGAACCGTTGACCTTAGATATCTTCTGATACTTAGCGAAGATTCTATCATCGGTGACATCATGAATGACAACGTCATCTCTATAGGAACAATGGATGACCAGGAAGAGGCGGCTCGTAAGATACAGAAGTACGACTTTACAGCCATGCCTGTAGTTGATAACGAAAATCGTATGGTCGGCATCATAACTGTCGATGACGTAGTGGATATCCTGGAGCAGGAGGCTACAGAGGATATCGAGAAGATGGCAGCTATCGTGCCATCTGATAAGCCATACCTCAAGACAGGTATATTTGCTACTTACAAAAAGAGGATGCCATGGCTGCTTCTGCTCATGATAAGTGCTACATTTACAGGAGCTATCATCACAAGCTTTGAAAATGCGCTTGCCAAGTATGTTGTACTTACAGCTTATATACCAATGCTGATGGATACAGGCGGTAATGCCGGTTCACAGGCTAGTGTATCGATCATTCGTGGACTGTCACTTGATGAGATTGAATTCAAGGATCTTTTCAAAACTGTCTGGAAAGAGATAAGAGTTGCTGCTATGTGCGGTGCCACACTTGCTCTTACCAATTTTGCCAAGCTGCTGCTTTTTGATAAGATAGGTCTTTCGATTGCTTTGATCGTATGCATGACATTGTTCCTTGTTGTTATCATAGCTAAGTGTGTAGGCTGCATACTTCCTATGCTTTCAGAGAAGATCGGCCTTGATCCTGCTGTAATGGCAAGCCCTATGATCACAACTATCGTAGATGCAATATCGCTTCTTGCATATTTTACGATCGCAACACACCTATTGGATTTTTCATGA
- the serC gene encoding 3-phosphoserine/phosphohydroxythreonine transaminase, translating into MSRVYNFSAGPAVLPEEVLLEAQREMLDYHGCGMSVNEMSHRSKTFDSIIQTAEQDLRDLYNIPDNYKVLFLQGGASQQFAAIPMNLMKNKKAGYIITGQWAKKACQEASIYGEAVQLASSADKTFSYLPDCSDLPITDDMDYVYICKNNTIYGTHFNTLPNTKGKDLVADVSSCFLSEPEDISKYGIIYGGVQKNVGPAGLVISIIREDLIRDDVLPFTPTMLKFKTQADNGSLYNTPNCWSIYICGLVFKWLKAQGGLVEMQKRNEEKAKILYDYLDQSKMFKGTVRAEDRSLMNVPFVTDSEELNAKFIKEATAEGLVSLKGHRTVGGMRASIYNAMPKEGVEKLVAFMNQFEKANG; encoded by the coding sequence ATGTCTAGAGTTTACAATTTTTCAGCTGGTCCGGCAGTTCTTCCGGAAGAGGTTCTTTTAGAAGCACAGAGAGAAATGCTTGATTATCATGGATGTGGCATGTCAGTTAATGAGATGAGCCATCGTTCCAAAACTTTTGATTCTATTATCCAGACAGCTGAACAGGACTTGAGAGATCTGTACAACATCCCTGATAACTATAAAGTTCTTTTCCTTCAGGGAGGAGCAAGTCAGCAGTTCGCAGCAATCCCTATGAATCTTATGAAGAATAAGAAGGCAGGTTACATTATCACAGGTCAGTGGGCTAAGAAGGCATGTCAGGAAGCTTCTATCTATGGTGAAGCTGTGCAGCTTGCTTCCAGCGCTGATAAGACATTCTCATATCTTCCGGATTGTTCTGATCTTCCTATCACAGATGATATGGACTATGTATACATCTGCAAGAACAATACGATCTATGGAACACACTTTAACACACTTCCTAATACTAAGGGTAAAGACCTTGTAGCAGACGTATCTTCCTGCTTCCTTTCAGAGCCTGAAGATATCTCCAAGTACGGAATTATCTACGGCGGTGTTCAGAAGAATGTAGGACCTGCAGGTCTTGTTATCTCTATCATCCGTGAGGATCTTATCCGTGATGATGTACTTCCGTTCACACCTACAATGCTCAAGTTTAAGACTCAGGCAGACAATGGTTCTCTTTACAACACACCTAACTGCTGGTCTATCTACATCTGCGGCCTTGTATTCAAATGGCTCAAGGCTCAGGGCGGTCTCGTAGAGATGCAGAAGAGGAATGAAGAGAAGGCCAAGATCCTCTATGACTATCTTGATCAGTCCAAGATGTTCAAGGGAACAGTTCGTGCAGAAGACAGATCTCTTATGAACGTTCCATTTGTAACAGATTCTGAAGAGCTCAATGCCAAGTTTATCAAAGAGGCTACTGCTGAGGGGCTTGTATCACTTAAGGGACACAGAACAGTTGGCGGTATGAGAGCTTCTATCTACAATGCAATGCCTAAGGAAGGTGTTGAGAAGCTTGTTGCATTCATGAATCAGTTCGAGAAGGCTAATGGCTGA
- a CDS encoding DUF6465 family protein — translation MAQVKKAAEKPAAKKTVTKKATASVKTKIELQYAEKNISYDDIVKNAKEFWTLELGKKAEDLKSLDLYVKPEENRVYYVANGKETGSFEL, via the coding sequence ATGGCACAGGTTAAGAAGGCTGCTGAGAAGCCGGCTGCAAAGAAGACAGTTACAAAGAAAGCTACTGCTTCAGTCAAAACAAAGATTGAACTTCAGTATGCTGAAAAGAACATCTCTTACGATGATATCGTAAAGAATGCCAAAGAGTTCTGGACTTTAGAACTTGGCAAGAAGGCTGAGGATCTTAAGAGTCTTGATCTTTATGTTAAACCGGAAGAGAACAGAGTTTATTATGTTGCCAATGGCAAGGAAACAGGTTCATTTGAACTTTAA
- a CDS encoding zinc ribbon domain-containing protein, whose protein sequence is MFCGNCGTQVPEGASTCPNCGAAMAPKSQAQQMNQALQNAGQSLNAAGTKAKDVVKKLDNKQLGMIGAGIVAVIVVIFILKAIFGGSGLKGTYTNGYTTMTFEGSKITFNMMGVEFTAKYKVKKDKIVLDSKSIAFTQEALDYFEDELDMDEDDIQDELDDLVDDMEDDPSASYKYDKKKKVLTMDGIEYYYAENYKVGPNGTYVSDDAEDVTLTFKNGELTYDNDGDDETLSYYCYDDGHDVYVVFYGLEFEDSEFYHTYYTSRFEFDDDEIEINDITFEKE, encoded by the coding sequence ATGTTTTGTGGAAATTGTGGAACACAGGTACCTGAAGGAGCATCTACATGTCCTAACTGCGGAGCAGCAATGGCACCAAAGTCTCAGGCTCAGCAGATGAATCAGGCACTTCAGAATGCAGGTCAGAGCCTGAATGCAGCAGGAACTAAGGCTAAGGATGTTGTCAAGAAACTTGACAACAAGCAGCTTGGCATGATCGGCGCAGGTATTGTTGCTGTTATCGTAGTTATCTTTATCTTAAAGGCAATCTTTGGAGGAAGTGGATTAAAGGGCACTTACACTAATGGTTATACAACTATGACTTTTGAAGGCAGCAAGATAACATTTAACATGATGGGCGTAGAGTTTACTGCCAAGTACAAGGTTAAAAAGGACAAGATCGTATTAGATTCAAAGTCTATTGCATTTACACAAGAAGCTCTTGATTATTTTGAAGATGAGCTTGATATGGATGAGGATGATATCCAGGATGAGCTTGACGATCTTGTAGATGATATGGAAGATGATCCATCTGCAAGCTACAAGTATGACAAGAAGAAAAAGGTCCTTACTATGGACGGAATAGAATATTACTATGCAGAGAACTATAAGGTAGGACCAAACGGAACATATGTTTCTGATGACGCAGAAGATGTAACACTTACATTCAAGAATGGCGAACTTACATATGATAATGATGGTGATGATGAGACATTATCCTATTATTGCTATGATGATGGCCATGATGTATATGTTGTATTCTATGGCTTAGAGTTCGAAGATTCCGAATTCTATCACACATATTACACATCAAGATTTGAGTTTGATGATGATGAAATTGAGATTAATGATATCACTTTCGAGAAAGAGTGA
- a CDS encoding phosphoribosyltransferase — MLEYTKIYSKKYPDIALKVIPGHFVTPNSHINYYMDMTTMKTRQSEARAVAMAMSQSYMATTVIDTIICMDGTEVIGAYLADELSKAGILSMNRHKTIYVVTPEYDQSGQLIFRDNMLMMVNEKHVLLLLASMTTGTTVTRAIEGIKYYGGHVSGVSTIFSAGTSVAGYEINTLFNKSDIPDYVSYSHDNCKMCQDGTRITAICNGFGYSEVRH, encoded by the coding sequence ATGTTAGAGTATACAAAGATCTATTCCAAGAAGTACCCGGATATCGCACTTAAGGTTATTCCAGGTCATTTCGTAACACCCAATTCTCATATCAATTACTATATGGATATGACTACCATGAAAACAAGGCAGTCAGAAGCAAGAGCTGTAGCTATGGCTATGAGTCAGAGTTATATGGCTACAACAGTAATTGATACCATTATCTGCATGGATGGAACTGAGGTGATCGGAGCATATCTTGCAGATGAACTCTCCAAAGCCGGAATTCTGTCTATGAACAGGCATAAGACTATCTATGTTGTGACTCCTGAGTATGATCAGTCCGGCCAGCTTATATTCCGTGACAATATGCTTATGATGGTCAATGAGAAGCATGTACTTCTGCTCCTTGCATCTATGACTACAGGTACGACTGTAACAAGAGCTATTGAGGGTATCAAGTATTACGGCGGACATGTGAGCGGCGTATCTACAATATTCTCAGCCGGGACATCAGTTGCCGGATATGAGATCAACACTCTCTTTAATAAATCCGACATTCCTGACTATGTCTCTTATAGTCATGACAATTGTAAGATGTGTCAGGATGGAACCAGAATCACAGCTATATGCAATGGTTTTGGCTATTCTGAAGTCAGACATTAG